One genomic region from Candidatus Endomicrobiellum trichonymphae encodes:
- the purD gene encoding phosphoribosylamine--glycine ligase — MKVLVIGSGGREHAICIQFSKSPKIDKIYCAPGNGGTSRITENVDISASDFDQLTDFVRKNKIDFTFVGPEVPLSLGIVDYFEAESLKIIGPSKDAARLEASKVYSKKFMQKYGISTAQYKSFIDVDDALKFLESWEEDRKAVVKADGLAAGKGVYICNGREDARNAVKQMMKNKVLGDAGTNVIIEEYIDGPELSYLIFTDGVSYSVMPASQDHKRINDNDKGPNTGGMGAYAPAPSATDELNEQVDDIIRKVVNGIKAEKLDYKGVLYIGIVMNGSSPYVLEFNCRFGDPETQAVLPLLDTDLTDICSAILNKELLNIKINWKKEFSVCVVLASGGYPGSFEKGFEIEGLESINDKNTIVFHAGTELKSGRLVTSGGRVLGITSTADDVKSTIDKVYSNVKLVSFKNMHYRKDIAWRALNGEQN, encoded by the coding sequence ATGAAAGTATTGGTTATAGGGTCCGGCGGAAGGGAGCATGCAATATGCATTCAGTTTTCAAAAAGCCCCAAAATAGACAAGATATATTGTGCCCCTGGCAACGGTGGGACGTCTCGAATCACGGAGAACGTTGATATTTCAGCAAGTGATTTTGATCAACTTACCGATTTTGTCAGAAAAAATAAAATAGACTTTACATTTGTCGGTCCTGAAGTTCCTCTGTCTTTGGGTATAGTTGATTACTTTGAAGCTGAAAGCTTAAAAATAATCGGACCGTCAAAGGATGCAGCCCGGCTTGAGGCAAGCAAGGTATATTCAAAAAAATTTATGCAAAAGTACGGTATTTCTACAGCGCAGTACAAAAGTTTTATAGACGTTGATGATGCGCTGAAATTTTTGGAAAGCTGGGAAGAAGATAGAAAAGCTGTAGTTAAAGCTGACGGACTTGCTGCCGGGAAAGGTGTTTATATATGTAACGGTAGGGAAGATGCCCGGAATGCTGTTAAACAAATGATGAAAAATAAAGTTTTAGGCGATGCCGGGACAAATGTAATTATAGAAGAGTATATAGACGGCCCCGAGCTTTCATATCTGATATTTACCGATGGTGTATCTTATTCGGTTATGCCTGCTTCGCAGGATCATAAGAGAATAAACGATAATGATAAAGGTCCTAATACAGGTGGTATGGGCGCGTATGCGCCTGCTCCTTCAGCGACAGATGAGCTAAATGAACAAGTTGATGACATAATTCGCAAAGTTGTTAATGGCATAAAAGCTGAGAAACTTGATTATAAAGGCGTTTTATATATCGGCATAGTTATGAACGGTTCTTCTCCGTATGTTTTAGAGTTTAATTGTCGTTTCGGCGATCCGGAAACGCAGGCGGTTTTGCCTTTGCTCGATACGGATTTGACTGATATTTGCAGCGCGATTTTAAATAAAGAACTTTTAAACATAAAAATCAACTGGAAAAAAGAATTTTCAGTATGCGTAGTGCTTGCTTCAGGCGGGTATCCCGGAAGTTTTGAAAAAGGTTTTGAAATCGAGGGTCTCGAAAGTATTAATGATAAAAATACAATAGTGTTTCATGCCGGAACAGAACTTAAAAGCGGCAGACTTGTTACTTCCGGTGGCAGGGTTTTGGGAATTACTTCAACAGCAGATGATGTGAAAAGCACGATAGATAAAGTATATTCAAATGTTAAGTTGGTATCTTTTAAAAATATGCATTATAGAAAAGATATAGCTTGGAGAGCTTTAAATGGCGAACAAAATTGA
- the pyrR gene encoding bifunctional pyr operon transcriptional regulator/uracil phosphoribosyltransferase PyrR — MSDIILDSKSFQSAVSKISREISDNNKNIREVAIIGIQNKGVFLAKRILAEIAKLAGIGRSLIPFGTLDITLYRDDLDDLGSKIPGIKDTVIPFDTSRKNIILIDDVLYTGRTVRAALDVLMDFGRPKSIQLAVLIDRGFRELPIEAKYIGIRYQSEELIKVECKETDGVDRVTFIK; from the coding sequence ATGTCGGACATTATACTCGATTCTAAGTCTTTTCAGAGTGCGGTTAGTAAAATTTCAAGGGAAATTTCTGATAACAATAAAAATATTCGCGAAGTTGCAATTATAGGAATACAAAATAAAGGCGTATTCCTGGCGAAAAGAATTCTCGCTGAAATTGCAAAACTTGCAGGAATCGGTAGATCTCTAATTCCTTTTGGAACTTTGGATATTACGCTTTACAGAGACGATCTTGATGATCTCGGTTCAAAAATACCTGGTATAAAAGATACCGTTATACCTTTTGACACTAGTCGGAAAAATATAATTTTGATTGACGATGTCCTTTATACCGGAAGAACAGTGCGAGCGGCTTTAGACGTTTTAATGGATTTCGGTAGACCTAAATCTATTCAACTTGCGGTTTTGATAGATAGAGGATTTCGGGAACTTCCCATAGAAGCAAAATATATAGGAATAAGGTATCAGAGCGAAGAATTAATAAAAGTTGAATGTAAAGAAACAGATGGGGTGGATAGAGTTACATTTATAAAGTAA
- a CDS encoding aspartate carbamoyltransferase catalytic subunit gives MSLNCKDLLGLEHLGKKDLQTILDSVGPFKSLFTRSVKKVPTLVGKTVVTLFYEPSTRTRNSFEIAAKRLSADVVNVTVNTSSIVKGESLIDTGKTLEAMKADYLIIRHSLAGAPDILARNLNASIINAGDGFHEHPTQGLLDLYTMYEKKKKIEGLKVLLVGDILHSRVAKSNIWALIKMGAEIAVVGPPTLIPSNIEDLGVKVYYDLNEAIKKVDVVNILRIQLERQQENLFPSVHEYVELYQVTEERLAMAKPGVLIMHPGPMNRGIEISSDVADSPNAVINEQVTNGIAVRMAVLCLLKPKRKNASSD, from the coding sequence ATGTCTCTTAACTGTAAAGACCTGCTTGGTCTTGAACATTTAGGCAAAAAAGACTTGCAAACAATTTTGGATTCAGTAGGACCTTTTAAAAGTCTTTTTACAAGATCTGTTAAAAAAGTTCCGACATTAGTCGGTAAAACTGTAGTAACGCTTTTTTATGAACCTTCCACCCGCACAAGGAACTCATTTGAAATTGCCGCAAAGAGACTTTCTGCCGATGTTGTAAACGTTACGGTGAATACCTCAAGTATTGTTAAAGGTGAAAGTCTTATAGATACTGGCAAAACTCTTGAAGCAATGAAAGCGGATTACCTGATCATCAGACATTCTCTGGCGGGAGCGCCAGATATACTTGCAAGAAATCTCAATGCATCTATAATAAATGCAGGTGACGGCTTTCACGAACATCCTACACAAGGTCTTCTTGATTTATATACTATGTATGAAAAGAAGAAAAAAATTGAGGGATTAAAAGTATTGCTCGTAGGCGATATTCTACACTCAAGAGTGGCAAAATCAAATATTTGGGCGCTGATAAAAATGGGGGCGGAAATTGCAGTTGTAGGTCCGCCAACTTTGATTCCGTCAAATATTGAGGATTTAGGCGTAAAAGTTTATTACGATTTAAATGAGGCTATTAAAAAAGTCGATGTTGTAAATATTTTAAGAATACAGCTTGAACGACAACAGGAAAATTTATTTCCATCAGTTCATGAGTATGTAGAGCTTTATCAGGTGACAGAAGAAAGGCTTGCTATGGCAAAACCTGGTGTTTTAATTATGCATCCCGGCCCTATGAACAGGGGGATAGAAATATCTTCCGATGTTGCGGACAGTCCTAATGCCGTAATTAACGAGCAGGTTACAAACGGAATAGCAGTGAGAATGGCGGTTTTATGTCTTTTAAAGCCCAAGAGGAAAAATGCGTCTTCAGATTAA
- a CDS encoding dihydroorotate dehydrogenase electron transfer subunit, with the protein MCTSKRFDKSYKIISNKEICAGYFELKVKADAISKYCYPGQFFMIDILEVFLRRPISIHCVEKGTISFLYSVVGKGTKILSEMGRSSGRVISRRGEGKDGCDEIKMLGPLGRGYGLTSNASSKFLSRASFDSYGKKSYQKSGDIDFNPVIVAGGTGIASVHFLATKLSRKGILYYGVRSKKDLLCLDKFEKMGWKIVVSTEDGSKGYKGYITDVLSENLKDVDTLFACGPVPMLKKVLQIAKEKNVKGFVCLEKKMACGIGNCQGCAVKINGENKLTCKDGPVFEIKDVEL; encoded by the coding sequence ATGTGTACGTCAAAAAGATTCGATAAAAGTTATAAAATAATTTCCAATAAAGAAATCTGTGCCGGTTATTTTGAATTGAAAGTTAAAGCGGATGCTATTTCTAAATATTGTTATCCGGGACAGTTTTTTATGATTGACATTCTGGAAGTTTTTTTGCGTCGCCCTATTAGTATTCATTGCGTTGAAAAAGGTACTATAAGTTTTTTATATAGTGTTGTTGGCAAAGGCACAAAAATTTTGTCTGAAATGGGACGCTCCTCCGGTAGGGTTATCTCCCGCAGAGGAGAGGGGAAAGACGGTTGTGATGAGATTAAAATGCTAGGTCCTCTGGGCAGAGGGTACGGTTTAACTTCGAATGCCTCCTCAAAGTTTTTGTCCCGCGCTTCTTTCGACTCTTACGGAAAAAAGTCATATCAAAAGTCTGGAGATATAGATTTTAATCCTGTCATCGTTGCCGGTGGTACAGGAATAGCGTCAGTTCACTTTCTTGCCACTAAATTGAGTAGAAAAGGTATTCTCTATTACGGCGTGCGTTCAAAAAAAGATTTGTTGTGTCTTGATAAATTTGAAAAAATGGGTTGGAAGATCGTTGTTTCTACGGAAGATGGTTCAAAAGGATATAAAGGTTATATTACCGACGTTCTGTCAGAGAATTTAAAAGATGTCGATACGTTGTTTGCATGCGGACCTGTTCCTATGCTTAAGAAGGTTTTGCAGATTGCTAAAGAAAAAAATGTAAAAGGTTTTGTCTGTCTTGAGAAAAAGATGGCGTGTGGTATAGGGAATTGTCAAGGCTGTGCCGTAAAAATAAACGGGGAGAATAAATTGACTTGTAAGGATGGCCCGGTTTTTGAAATAAAAGATGTAGAATTATGA
- the pyrF gene encoding orotidine-5'-phosphate decarboxylase, which produces MNKIILALDVCDFKKAEKLIRETSSYVDVYKVGPMLFLRFGREVVKMIKDSGKEVFLDLKFHDIPATVKRSIESAKELGVFSLTVHSTGGEEMLKAATSVENRPRIWAVTVLTSQITVPQEVIKRAKLAKTCGIDGVISSPLEIGLIKKECGKEFNVVTPGIRLAKTDDDQKRVSTPEAAVKEGADFIVVGRPILEAVNPAEAAKSIYGSIMKD; this is translated from the coding sequence ATGAATAAAATTATTTTAGCATTAGACGTTTGCGATTTTAAAAAAGCTGAAAAACTTATAAGAGAAACGTCTTCTTACGTCGACGTTTATAAAGTGGGTCCGATGTTGTTTTTAAGGTTCGGCAGAGAGGTAGTAAAGATGATAAAAGACAGTGGAAAAGAGGTGTTTTTGGATTTAAAGTTTCACGATATACCCGCTACCGTAAAACGTTCTATTGAATCTGCGAAAGAACTCGGTGTTTTTAGTCTGACTGTTCATTCGACAGGTGGGGAAGAAATGCTTAAGGCTGCCACATCCGTCGAAAACAGACCCAGAATATGGGCGGTAACGGTTTTAACAAGTCAAATTACGGTTCCGCAGGAAGTTATAAAAAGAGCAAAACTCGCAAAAACCTGTGGGATTGACGGCGTAATATCGTCGCCGCTTGAAATAGGGCTTATAAAAAAAGAGTGCGGAAAAGAATTTAACGTTGTAACTCCAGGTATCAGACTCGCAAAGACTGACGATGATCAAAAAAGAGTGTCGACTCCGGAAGCTGCAGTTAAAGAAGGCGCGGATTTTATAGTTGTAGGAAGACCAATACTAGAAGCTGTAAATCCTGCTGAAGCTGCAAAAAGTATTTATGGGAGTATAATGAAAGATTAA
- a CDS encoding type II restriction enzyme — protein MSRSESCNRAWLKICEDWKILEHAFNKSPFILNADQIKKSCQKFKKTSEREVRILCKQDTREKRPDIFISNNLFLLPVKNGCYNIIKGEGYVDIPKINMGTKIYSSKLDFILDASKIGNSEMQHLDYAYASSLIRTFMNDNSLVLTIRGRKYTPSFSFTINKQKINVKSVQTEVDAGYEGKGQVVLIEAKSFEAANIIIRQLFYPPPL, from the coding sequence ATGTCTCGTAGCGAGTCCTGTAACAGAGCTTGGTTAAAAATTTGTGAAGATTGGAAAATACTTGAGCATGCCTTTAACAAATCACCTTTTATTCTGAATGCGGATCAGATAAAAAAATCGTGTCAAAAATTTAAAAAAACAAGTGAAAGAGAAGTTCGTATTTTATGCAAACAGGATACAAGAGAAAAGCGTCCTGATATTTTTATTAGTAATAACTTGTTTTTGCTGCCAGTAAAAAACGGTTGTTACAACATAATAAAAGGCGAGGGATATGTTGATATTCCTAAAATCAATATGGGAACCAAAATATATTCATCTAAACTTGATTTTATTTTAGATGCATCTAAAATAGGCAATTCGGAAATGCAACATTTAGACTACGCTTATGCAAGCAGTTTAATCCGTACTTTTATGAACGATAATTCATTGGTTTTAACTATAAGAGGCAGAAAGTATACTCCTTCTTTTAGTTTTACTATCAACAAACAAAAAATAAATGTAAAAAGTGTCCAGACAGAAGTCGATGCTGGTTATGAGGGGAAGGGACAAGTAGTTTTGATTGAGGCAAAATCTTTTGAAGCTGCAAATATAATTATCCGACAGTTGTTTTACCCCCCCCCCCTATAG
- the pyrE gene encoding orotate phosphoribosyltransferase, with the protein MKYSIGKTNRLLLEGLKIGFLLQIGSIGPICMLVFRLSLSLPVSKLLMGVVGITLSDLIYTFLAVLSVSAMKKIQQYQRILDIIVGIILIVFGVLFATTGNAVNSDTFGGHDLFIWLFGLNTANPITIVFIAGIFSLEMSKRDMDLKDASIFGFGFLLTTPIFMIIIIIIGKFAGAILPDIVVKILNIMMGIVLIFLGSKNVFGGEKSVEGGKKMRQRQEELRKLFKKNRALLNGHFKLSSGLHSDMYFQAALILQYPKEAVRLAEELAKKIKENNIKVDVVVSPALGGVIIGHEMGRALGVRAIFTERIDSKVSLRRGFFVDKNEKVLVVEDVITTGLSTKEAIDSLKSAGAEALVAVVSLVDRSAGKVDFGVPRFSLLSLEVKSFKEDECPMCKAGSNAVKPGSRK; encoded by the coding sequence ATGAAATATTCAATAGGAAAAACAAATAGGTTATTACTTGAAGGATTGAAAATAGGATTTTTGCTGCAGATAGGCAGTATAGGTCCTATTTGTATGCTGGTTTTTCGACTGTCGCTGTCTTTGCCGGTCAGTAAACTGCTTATGGGTGTCGTGGGTATAACGCTTTCAGACCTTATATACACTTTTTTAGCTGTTCTTTCAGTATCCGCTATGAAGAAAATACAACAATACCAGCGGATTTTGGATATTATTGTCGGTATTATATTAATTGTATTTGGAGTATTGTTCGCAACAACGGGAAATGCTGTTAATTCCGATACTTTTGGGGGACATGATTTGTTTATTTGGCTGTTCGGATTGAATACGGCAAATCCTATTACCATCGTGTTTATTGCTGGAATTTTTTCGCTTGAAATGAGCAAACGCGATATGGATTTGAAAGATGCAAGTATTTTTGGATTTGGTTTTTTGCTGACAACGCCTATATTTATGATTATTATAATTATTATCGGCAAGTTTGCAGGTGCGATTTTGCCAGATATCGTTGTTAAGATACTGAATATCATGATGGGAATTGTTCTGATATTTTTGGGATCAAAAAACGTATTTGGGGGGGAAAAGTCTGTTGAGGGAGGTAAAAAAATGCGACAGCGACAAGAAGAACTTAGAAAACTGTTCAAAAAAAACAGAGCTCTTTTAAACGGGCATTTTAAGCTTTCAAGCGGACTTCATTCGGATATGTATTTTCAGGCTGCTTTGATTTTGCAGTATCCTAAAGAAGCCGTTCGACTTGCTGAAGAACTTGCAAAGAAAATTAAAGAAAATAATATAAAAGTTGATGTTGTTGTATCTCCCGCGTTGGGCGGCGTTATTATAGGACACGAAATGGGCAGGGCTTTAGGCGTGCGGGCAATATTTACCGAGAGAATTGATAGTAAGGTCAGCTTGAGAAGAGGTTTTTTTGTAGATAAAAATGAGAAAGTTTTGGTAGTTGAAGATGTTATAACAACGGGTCTTTCAACGAAAGAAGCCATAGATTCTCTTAAATCCGCTGGAGCCGAAGCGTTGGTTGCCGTTGTGTCTCTTGTTGACAGAAGCGCAGGAAAAGTTGATTTTGGAGTTCCGAGGTTTTCTCTTTTAAGTCTTGAGGTGAAAAGTTTTAAAGAAGATGAATGTCCAATGTGTAAGGCAGGCAGCAACGCGGTGAAACCCGGCAGCAGAAAATAA
- a CDS encoding dihydroorotate dehydrogenase, with protein MIPDLSVNFAGIKLKNPVLTASGTFGYGYELADLIPLKRLGGVVTKTVTLEPRAGNLQPRIAEVASGILNSIGLQNIGVRAFIEEPLEKLNKIGVPVIVSVAGAAVGEYVETVKILSSQNGVSAIELNLSCPNLKKKIVCHDLPLMRDVIRGVKKVSRVPVIAKLSPLVTDISELALTAQNAGADGVTLTNTYPAMAVDIRTFKPKLSTVKGGMSGACIKPMSVRCVYDAYQDIKIPIIGCGGIMMGEDAVEFILAGAAAVSVGSSSLVSPGNLIAIIDGIEDILKEKNIKSVKKIIGSINKVRNA; from the coding sequence ATGATACCAGATTTAAGTGTAAATTTTGCAGGAATTAAATTGAAAAATCCCGTACTTACGGCATCGGGTACTTTTGGCTACGGTTATGAACTTGCAGATTTAATTCCTTTAAAAAGACTCGGTGGGGTTGTGACAAAAACTGTTACTCTGGAACCGCGTGCGGGGAATTTGCAGCCGAGGATTGCCGAAGTTGCATCCGGAATATTAAATAGCATAGGCTTGCAGAATATCGGCGTTAGAGCTTTTATTGAAGAACCTCTTGAAAAATTAAACAAAATCGGTGTGCCTGTAATAGTAAGTGTTGCAGGAGCTGCAGTGGGCGAATATGTCGAGACAGTAAAAATATTGAGCAGCCAAAACGGCGTATCGGCAATAGAACTTAATTTGTCTTGTCCCAATTTGAAAAAGAAGATAGTCTGCCATGATTTGCCTTTGATGCGGGATGTTATAAGAGGCGTAAAAAAAGTATCGAGAGTTCCCGTTATTGCGAAACTTTCTCCGCTAGTAACTGATATTTCTGAACTTGCGTTAACGGCACAGAATGCAGGTGCTGACGGAGTAACGCTTACAAATACTTATCCGGCTATGGCGGTAGATATCCGTACTTTTAAACCTAAACTTTCCACAGTAAAAGGTGGGATGTCGGGTGCCTGCATAAAACCTATGTCGGTACGATGTGTGTATGATGCTTATCAGGACATAAAAATACCTATTATAGGCTGCGGCGGTATAATGATGGGGGAGGATGCCGTTGAATTTATTCTTGCCGGAGCGGCGGCTGTCAGTGTTGGAAGTTCAAGTTTAGTTTCCCCCGGGAACTTAATAGCAATTATTGATGGAATTGAGGATATATTGAAAGAAAAAAATATAAAATCCGTAAAAAAAATAATCGGCAGTATCAACAAAGTTAGAAATGCCTGA
- a CDS encoding dihydroorotase: MRLQIKDIKIIDPLQNRDLIGDIFVENGRIVSKFLGDADKVVDGRGKIAVPGLIDIHSHLREPGEERKETIYTGTRSAAKGGITTVFCMPNTKPVIDNAPTVEFVLLKAQKEGLVNVFPIGCATKGSHGVEISEIGVLKKAGIVAVSDDGLPIANSQIMRRTLEYTKMFKLPVISHGEDKELSKNGVMNEGKNSMMLGLRGIPKQAEEVIISRDIMLADLTGGYLHIAHVSTAGSVELIRQAKKKSIKVTAETCPHYFTLTDDIVKGYNTNTKMNPPLRRQEDVDAIKQGLADGTIDCIATDHAPHMEEEKNREFDLAPFGIIGFETILSLILNELVDSGVLSLSKALSKMTSNPAKIFNLEGRGTLKEGNIADITIIDMKYSYEFKKENIVSKSKNSPFIGRKFKGGAVMTIVGGNIVWQV, from the coding sequence ATGCGTCTTCAGATTAAAGATATTAAAATAATCGATCCATTACAGAATAGAGATTTAATCGGAGATATTTTTGTTGAAAACGGCAGAATCGTATCAAAATTTTTAGGTGATGCCGATAAAGTTGTTGATGGTAGAGGAAAAATTGCCGTTCCGGGACTTATTGATATTCATTCTCATCTTAGAGAACCCGGCGAGGAAAGAAAAGAGACTATTTATACAGGGACGCGTTCTGCTGCAAAAGGTGGGATAACAACTGTTTTCTGCATGCCAAATACCAAACCTGTTATTGATAACGCCCCGACAGTCGAGTTTGTTCTTCTTAAGGCTCAAAAAGAGGGACTCGTAAATGTTTTCCCGATAGGATGCGCTACTAAAGGATCGCATGGTGTGGAGATTTCTGAAATAGGAGTTCTTAAAAAAGCGGGTATTGTTGCGGTAAGCGACGATGGTCTTCCGATAGCGAATTCGCAGATAATGCGTCGAACTTTGGAATATACAAAAATGTTTAAACTTCCCGTTATTTCGCATGGCGAGGATAAAGAGTTAAGTAAAAACGGCGTAATGAACGAAGGGAAAAATTCTATGATGCTGGGTTTAAGAGGTATTCCAAAACAGGCTGAAGAAGTTATAATAAGCCGCGATATAATGCTCGCGGATCTCACGGGAGGTTATCTTCATATTGCGCACGTTTCCACCGCGGGTTCAGTTGAACTGATAAGGCAGGCAAAGAAAAAGAGTATAAAAGTTACTGCGGAAACTTGTCCGCATTATTTTACTTTAACTGATGATATCGTAAAAGGTTATAATACTAATACAAAAATGAATCCTCCTTTGAGAAGACAGGAGGATGTAGATGCCATAAAACAAGGTCTTGCAGACGGTACGATAGATTGCATAGCTACAGACCATGCTCCGCACATGGAAGAAGAAAAAAACAGAGAGTTTGATCTGGCTCCATTTGGGATTATAGGTTTTGAAACAATTTTAAGTCTTATTTTAAATGAACTTGTTGATAGCGGTGTTTTAAGTCTTTCTAAAGCGTTGTCAAAAATGACTTCAAACCCTGCAAAGATTTTTAACCTTGAGGGAAGAGGCACTCTTAAAGAAGGAAATATTGCCGATATTACGATAATAGATATGAAATATTCTTATGAGTTTAAAAAAGAAAATATAGTTTCAAAAAGTAAGAACTCTCCTTTTATTGGAAGAAAATTTAAAGGTGGTGCGGTTATGACTATAGTGGGGGGAAATATAGTTTGGCAGGTTTAA
- the purE gene encoding 5-(carboxyamino)imidazole ribonucleotide mutase, protein MANKIDVAIIVGSESDLPMMNETVKTLKEFGLFYSLNIASAHRASKYLKQCIQEAENSGVKVFIAAAGMAAALPGVIASETVLPVIGVPVDGRNLSSFDSLFSIVQMPKGVPVATVALGSAGAVNAALLAVQIIAVANENLREKLRVYRNKMSNAVVSEDLKLRENGIEKYIERLKK, encoded by the coding sequence ATGGCGAACAAAATTGATGTAGCAATTATAGTAGGTTCGGAATCGGATTTGCCAATGATGAATGAAACTGTCAAGACACTGAAAGAGTTTGGCTTGTTTTACAGTTTGAATATTGCTTCGGCTCACAGGGCTTCCAAGTATTTAAAGCAGTGCATTCAAGAAGCTGAAAATTCAGGTGTAAAAGTTTTTATAGCTGCCGCGGGAATGGCTGCGGCACTTCCCGGAGTCATTGCCTCTGAAACCGTTCTTCCTGTAATAGGTGTTCCGGTAGATGGCAGAAATCTTTCAAGCTTCGACTCTTTGTTTTCAATAGTTCAAATGCCTAAAGGCGTGCCTGTCGCAACAGTTGCGCTGGGCAGTGCAGGAGCCGTGAATGCCGCACTTTTAGCTGTTCAGATTATAGCTGTTGCCAATGAGAACTTGAGAGAAAAGCTTAGGGTTTACAGGAATAAAATGTCAAATGCAGTTGTTAGTGAAGATTTAAAACTCCGTGAAAACGGAATAGAGAAATATATTGAAAGGTTAAAGAAATAA